One genomic window of Silurus meridionalis isolate SWU-2019-XX chromosome 22, ASM1480568v1, whole genome shotgun sequence includes the following:
- the yars1 gene encoding tyrosine--tRNA ligase, cytoplasmic isoform X2, giving the protein MAEQLSPDEKFNLITRNLQEVLGEEKLKTVLQERELKMYWGTATTGKPHVAYFVPMSKIADFLKAGCEVTILFADLHAYLDNMKAPWELLELRVQYYEQVIKAMLESIGVPLDKLKFIKGTDYQLSREYTLDVYRLSSIVTEHDAKKAGAEVVKQVDHPLLSGLLYPGLQALDEEYLKVDAQFGGVDQRKIFTLAEKYLPSLGYAKRIHMMNPMVPGLTGAKMSSSEEESKIDLLDRKEDVKKKLKKAFCEPGNIQNNGVLSFVKHVLFPLHSEFVIKRDPKWGGDKVYTCYEEVEKNFAEEQIHPGDLKASVEVALNKLLDPIRKKFETPELKKLTNAAYPSKTKAAAKVNPKKAEEEDEIIPSRLDLRVGKVVSVEKHPDADSLYLEKIDVGEEQPRTVVSGLVAYVSQDDLQDRLVVMLCNLKPQKMRGIESQAMLLCASLEGEPKRVEPLDPPEGSAPGDRVFVDGYASGTADDELKPKKKVFEKIQVDMKVSDECIAQWNKKDLMTKLGKITCKTLKGGSIC; this is encoded by the exons ATGGCTGAGCAACTGAGTCCTGATGAGAAGTTTAACCTCATCACTCGAAACCTGCAG GAGGTTCTCGGGGAGGAGAAGCTGAAGACGGTTCTTCAGGAAAGAGAGCTAAAGATGTATTGGGGCACAGCAACCACAGGCAAGCCTCATGTAGCCTACTTTGTCCCTATGTCTAAGATTGCGGACTTCCTGAAGGCTGGCTGTGAG GTGACCATCCTTTTTGCTGACCTTCATGCTTACTTGGACAACATGAAAGCACCATGGGAGCTGCTCGAGCTCCGGGTTCAGTACTATGAGCAGGTCATTAAGGCCATGTTGGAGAGTATTGGGGTCCCCCTGGATAAGCTGAAGTTTATCAAAGGCACAGATTACCAGCTGAGCAG AGAGTACACACTGGATGTGTACCGGCTCTCATCCATAGTGACTGAACACGATGCAAAGAAGGCTGGTGCTGAAGTGGTGAAGCAGGTGGATCATCCTCTCCTGAGCGGCCTGCTCTATCCTGGATTACAG GCCCTAGATGAGGAGTATTTAAAGGTGGATGCTCAGTTTGGGGGAGTGGATCAGAGGAAGATCTTCACTTTGGCTGAAAAG TACCTGCCCTCTTTAGGTTACGCTAAACGGATTCACATGATGAACCCCATGGTGCCTGGCCTAACTGGAGCCAAGATGAGTTCTTCTGAAGAA GAATCCAAGATAGACCTGCTTGACAGGAAAGAGGATGTAAAGAAGAAACTGAAGAAGGCCTTCTGCGAACCTGGAAATATCCAAAACAATGGAGTTCTTTCCTTTGTCAAGCATGTCCTCTTCCCACTGCATTCTG AATTTGTGATTAAAAGAGATCCTAAGTGGGGTGGAGACAAAGTTTACACATGCTATGAGGAAGTAGAGAAAAACTTTGCTGAGGAG CAAATTCATCCTGGTGATTTAAAGGCGTCAGTTGAGGTGGCCCTAAATAAACTTCTGGATCCCATCAGGAAAAAGTTTGAGACACCAGAGTTAAAGAAACTGACCAATGCAGCCTATCCCAGCAAAACCA AGGCTGCAGCAAAAGTGAACCCCAAAAAGGCAGAAGAGGAGGATGAAATCATTCCATCCAGACTGGATCTCCGAGTGGGGAAAGTAGTTAGTGTAGAGAAG CACCCAGATGCAGACAGCCTTTATTTAGAGAAGATTGATGTTGGAGAAGAGCAGCCTCGGACTGTTGTGAGTGGACTGGTGGCCTACGTTTCCCAGGATGATCTACAGGACCGACTTGTGGTAATGCTGTGCAATTTGAAGCCTCAGAAGATGCGGGGGATCGAGTCTCAGGCGATGCTGCTCTGTGCGTCACT TGAGGGTGAGCCCAAAAGAGTAGAGCCTTTAGATCCGCCTGAAGGATCAGCACCAGGAGATCGTGTCTTCGTAGATGGATATGCATCAGGGACAGCGGATGATGAACTCAAGCCAAAGAAGAAGGTGTTTGAGAAGATTCAG GTGGATATGAAGGTCTCAGATGAGTGTATAGCTCAGTGGAACAAGAAAGATTTGATGACCAAACTAGGAAAGATCACCTGTAAAACATTGAAGGGTGGCAGCATTTGCTAA
- the yars1 gene encoding tyrosine--tRNA ligase, cytoplasmic isoform X1, which translates to MKLHGARSVSKGRQGTMAEQLSPDEKFNLITRNLQEVLGEEKLKTVLQERELKMYWGTATTGKPHVAYFVPMSKIADFLKAGCEVTILFADLHAYLDNMKAPWELLELRVQYYEQVIKAMLESIGVPLDKLKFIKGTDYQLSREYTLDVYRLSSIVTEHDAKKAGAEVVKQVDHPLLSGLLYPGLQALDEEYLKVDAQFGGVDQRKIFTLAEKYLPSLGYAKRIHMMNPMVPGLTGAKMSSSEEESKIDLLDRKEDVKKKLKKAFCEPGNIQNNGVLSFVKHVLFPLHSEFVIKRDPKWGGDKVYTCYEEVEKNFAEEQIHPGDLKASVEVALNKLLDPIRKKFETPELKKLTNAAYPSKTKAAAKVNPKKAEEEDEIIPSRLDLRVGKVVSVEKHPDADSLYLEKIDVGEEQPRTVVSGLVAYVSQDDLQDRLVVMLCNLKPQKMRGIESQAMLLCASLEGEPKRVEPLDPPEGSAPGDRVFVDGYASGTADDELKPKKKVFEKIQVDMKVSDECIAQWNKKDLMTKLGKITCKTLKGGSIC; encoded by the exons ATGAAGTTGCATGGAGCAAGATCTG TGAGTAAAGGCAGGCAGGGCACCATGGCTGAGCAACTGAGTCCTGATGAGAAGTTTAACCTCATCACTCGAAACCTGCAG GAGGTTCTCGGGGAGGAGAAGCTGAAGACGGTTCTTCAGGAAAGAGAGCTAAAGATGTATTGGGGCACAGCAACCACAGGCAAGCCTCATGTAGCCTACTTTGTCCCTATGTCTAAGATTGCGGACTTCCTGAAGGCTGGCTGTGAG GTGACCATCCTTTTTGCTGACCTTCATGCTTACTTGGACAACATGAAAGCACCATGGGAGCTGCTCGAGCTCCGGGTTCAGTACTATGAGCAGGTCATTAAGGCCATGTTGGAGAGTATTGGGGTCCCCCTGGATAAGCTGAAGTTTATCAAAGGCACAGATTACCAGCTGAGCAG AGAGTACACACTGGATGTGTACCGGCTCTCATCCATAGTGACTGAACACGATGCAAAGAAGGCTGGTGCTGAAGTGGTGAAGCAGGTGGATCATCCTCTCCTGAGCGGCCTGCTCTATCCTGGATTACAG GCCCTAGATGAGGAGTATTTAAAGGTGGATGCTCAGTTTGGGGGAGTGGATCAGAGGAAGATCTTCACTTTGGCTGAAAAG TACCTGCCCTCTTTAGGTTACGCTAAACGGATTCACATGATGAACCCCATGGTGCCTGGCCTAACTGGAGCCAAGATGAGTTCTTCTGAAGAA GAATCCAAGATAGACCTGCTTGACAGGAAAGAGGATGTAAAGAAGAAACTGAAGAAGGCCTTCTGCGAACCTGGAAATATCCAAAACAATGGAGTTCTTTCCTTTGTCAAGCATGTCCTCTTCCCACTGCATTCTG AATTTGTGATTAAAAGAGATCCTAAGTGGGGTGGAGACAAAGTTTACACATGCTATGAGGAAGTAGAGAAAAACTTTGCTGAGGAG CAAATTCATCCTGGTGATTTAAAGGCGTCAGTTGAGGTGGCCCTAAATAAACTTCTGGATCCCATCAGGAAAAAGTTTGAGACACCAGAGTTAAAGAAACTGACCAATGCAGCCTATCCCAGCAAAACCA AGGCTGCAGCAAAAGTGAACCCCAAAAAGGCAGAAGAGGAGGATGAAATCATTCCATCCAGACTGGATCTCCGAGTGGGGAAAGTAGTTAGTGTAGAGAAG CACCCAGATGCAGACAGCCTTTATTTAGAGAAGATTGATGTTGGAGAAGAGCAGCCTCGGACTGTTGTGAGTGGACTGGTGGCCTACGTTTCCCAGGATGATCTACAGGACCGACTTGTGGTAATGCTGTGCAATTTGAAGCCTCAGAAGATGCGGGGGATCGAGTCTCAGGCGATGCTGCTCTGTGCGTCACT TGAGGGTGAGCCCAAAAGAGTAGAGCCTTTAGATCCGCCTGAAGGATCAGCACCAGGAGATCGTGTCTTCGTAGATGGATATGCATCAGGGACAGCGGATGATGAACTCAAGCCAAAGAAGAAGGTGTTTGAGAAGATTCAG GTGGATATGAAGGTCTCAGATGAGTGTATAGCTCAGTGGAACAAGAAAGATTTGATGACCAAACTAGGAAAGATCACCTGTAAAACATTGAAGGGTGGCAGCATTTGCTAA
- the mfsd2ab gene encoding sodium-dependent lysophosphatidylcholine symporter 1-B, with protein sequence MARGEGAEQYSNASLLRKADKVTPSSKTEPKRHLSVCNKLCYAIGGAPYQVTGCALGFFLQIYLLDIALLDPFYASIILFVGRAWDAITDPTVGFLISRTPWTRFGRMMPWIILSTPFAVISYFLIWYVPPVEQGKVFWYLIFYCLFQTLQTCFHVPYSALTMFISTEQKERDSATAYRMTVEVLGTLIGTGIQGQIVGMANAPCIPVGNDLNSTSQNFGSDVNTSQPHISLEQTRQAYMIASGVICAIYVLCAIVLFFGVKECKETSTRSERMSFFRGIRLVMGHGPYAKLVIGFLFTSLAFMLLEGNFALFCSYTLGFRDDFQNVLLVVMLSATLTIPFWQWFLSRFGKKTAVYVGTTIVIPFMITMVLLKSNLIVTYVIAFASGVSIAAAFLLPWSMLPDVVDDFKVLNPKSQGYEAIFYSFYVFFTKFASGVSLGISTLSLDFAGYITRGCTQPEAVNVTLKVLVSAAPIALIIIGLLIFTTYPINEERRQGNRKLLNEQRELESDADSLETELVNVL encoded by the exons acggAGCCCAAACGTCACTTGTCAGTTTGCAATAAGCTCTGTTACGCTATAGGAGGAGCGCCTTATCAGGTCACAGGATGTGCTTTGGGTTTTTTCCTCCAGATCTATCTCCTGGATATTGCTCTG CTGGATCCATTCTATGCCTCCATTATCCTGTTCGTGGGACGAGCCTGGGATGCCATCACCGACCCCACTGTGGGATTCCTAATCAGCCGGACTCCATGGACCAGATTTGGGAGAATGATGCCATG GATCATTCTGTCTACTCCATTTGCAGTTATTTCCTACTTTCTCATCTGGTATGTGCCTCCTGTTGAACAGGGCAAAGTATTCTGGTACCTTATATTCTACTGCCTCTTCCAGACTCTACAAACA TGCTTCCATGTGCCTTACTCAGCCCTTACCATGTTCATCAGTACAGAACAGAAGGAGAGGGATTCAGCCACAGCCTATC GTATGACTGTGGAGGTTTTGGGGACACTCATTGGCACTGGAATCCAAGGGCAGATTGTAGGAATGGCCAATGCACCCTGTATTCCAGTTGGGAATGATCTTAACTCCACTTCCCAGAACTTTGGATCTGATGTCAACACCAGCCAACCACACATTTCCCTGGAACAAACA AGACAGGCTTACATGATCGCATCGGGAGTTATTTGCGCCATCTACGTCCTCTGTGCCATAGTTCTCTTCTTTGGTGTGAAGGAGTGCAAAG AAACCTCAACCCGCTCGGAGCGCATGTCCTTCTTCCGGGGCATACGTCTGGTAATGGGCCATGGTCCATATGCCAAGCTGGTTATTGGCTTCCTCTTCACCTCACTGGCTTTTATG CTCCTGGAGGGCAACTTTGCTCTTTTCTGTTCCTACACCCTGGGCTTCAGAGATGACTTTCAAAATGTCTTGCTGGTCGTCATG CTCTCTGCAACTCTCACCATCCCCTTCTGGCAGTGGTTCCTTTCTCGATTTGGAAAGAAAACCGCCGTTTATGTTGGGACTACT ATCGTGATTCCATTCATGATCACAATGGTCCTGCTGAAAAGTAATCTCATCGTGACCTATGTTATTGCCTTTGCTTCTGGAGTCAGCATTGCTGCAGCCTTCCTCCTACCCTG gtcCATGCTTCCTGATGTGGTTGATGACTTCAAAGTGCTAAATCCTAAATCTCAGGGATATGAAGCCATCTTCTACTCGTTCTATGTGTTCTTCACCAAGTTTGCCTCTGGAGTTTCATTGGGAATTTCAACTCTAAGCCTTGA TTTTGCCGGTTATATAACGAGAGGTTGCACCCAGCCAGAAGCAGTGAATGTTACGCTGAAGGTTCTGGTTTCTGCTGCTCCAATTGCACTAATCATCATAGGACTGCTGATATTTACCACTTATCCAATTAACGAAGAGAGACGACAAGGAAACCGCAAACTGCTCAACGAGCAAAG GGAGTTGGAGTCAGATGCAGATTCATTAGAAACCGAACTGGTCAATGTATTGTAA